Part of the Gemmatimonadota bacterium genome, GGCCGCGGTGCTACGCCCTCGACAGGCGCCTGAGCACTTCCCGGTTCAGGACTGCCCGCAGAAATCCGCGCCAGTGGCCGTCGCGGTCTCTATCCGCCGACCGGTACGGATCGGTACCCATGTACAATGCGCCGCCGTCTTTGTGCGGCTTCAACAACACCGCGGGCGAACCGTCGCCCCACCGTCCGATGAAGCGCACGTCTTCGTCTGTTTCCGCCGGGCGGACCCGCCACTGGTGCGCGTCGAGCGCGGCCCCCTCGGGCAGATCGGGCCAGCCGGCGGTCAGCAGGATCCGATCCTGATCATTGAGGACGGACTCCCGCCGTATGCCGAACACGCGTTCCCGCGCGGCGCCGTGGCGCATCCCCTCGTCCAGGCTGAAGTCGTCGGCCGAACCCACGATCCATCCACCTGCCCGCATGTACCGAATCAACCGATCGACGACCGCGTCTTTGACCGTTGGACAGGGCGTACAGAAAAGCAAATCGCACCCGGAGAGTCTGTCTCCTTCTGAAATCTGGTGATCGGACGCGAATCCCACCTCCAGTCCCGTACTTTCTTCGAGGATGCCATGGGGCGTCAGCACGTCCAGCCCGGGCTCGCGGCTCGCGAAGGAATCGTACGAAAACAGGCATCTGTACTCCGGGGCCGGCGCATTCGCGCGTTCCGTCTCCGTCACCGATCGACTCAGTGCGGCAATCGTCGCCCATTGCTCCGGGTTCGATTCCGACAGGGGCCTGCCTCGTATGGCGCGGTCCTCCCACCACTCGGTATCGTCCCAGGCATGCCAGCCAACGGCCGAAACGCCCGGCGCGCAAGCCGCGCGTGTCCATTCCCGCAGTTCCCGAAGCGTGGCCTGATACCTGCTCCGCGCCACCTGCGATCCCACGACCATCCAGACGTCGCTGTCCGTCAACGTCCCGGACATGCGCACCGCCCAGCGGATCAGGCGATCCGTATCCGATGCGGACCGAAACGGCGGGGATCCCGGATCGATGATGACGAAGTCCAGCGCGCGGGCCGTATGCTGAAAATGGACCAGCGTATCGGCGGGAAGGAGAGCGTCAAGATGGAAACCCACCGTCGTTTTCAGGTTCGACCTCACCTTCTTCACGGCCCTGACCACCTCCGCCGTGAACGAGGCATACTGTTCCATCTGCCAGATCCTGCGTCCATGCCGATATCCGTCTTCGGTCAGTTCCATGGTCGACAGACGGCCTTCGACGGACTCCATCACCGGTTGCCAGCGGTCTTCGGGATACTCGCTGCCCCCCGTCGGCGCGTCCTCCAGCTGCAGCGCGTACAATCCCTTGCAGGACCCGAATACTTCTGTCACGCGCTGTACATAGTCCAGGCGCCACGCCCGCGTGTCGGGCAACAGGTACAAGGCCTTCGGATTGCCGATGTGCAGGATCGACCGGATTCCCGCGTCTTCCGCGGCGGCGATCATTTCTTTCAGGCGGTTCGTCTGGTCTTCCGAAGTCAGTTGGTTTCTCAGATCGAATCCGGCTCTCAAGACAACGTATTGAAAGCCGTTGGCCTTGAGCTCGGCAAAGTCGTCGCGCCATCGGTCCGCGCGGGCAAACTCGTTATAGTACGTAAAGGCCTGCAGTCTTGATTTGGCGAACATGTCTCCCTATCCGGTATGAGTCTGCGAATGTAACCGCGCCGTTATAGTGAATGCATTAAGAATAGGCACCGTCCGTTAAAAATCAAAACGCCTGTCCCAGCCCGAAATAGAAGAAAGTCCGGTCGTACTTTCTCGAATTGGGCAGGTCGATCTTGCTTTGATTGTGAAAGCCCACGTCACCCCGTATCAGACCGATCGGCGAATTCACCCGTACTCCCGCCCCGTAACCCAGCAGGAGATCCCCGAATCCGAAAGAACCCACCGTCTTCCCCACCCCGCCCCAGTCCGCGAATACGGCCAGGTCAAACCGGGATAGGGGTACCTGGATTTCATGCTGCGCGCTGATGGCGATCAGTCCGCCGTCGGGCTGGCCGATCCGGTTTATGCCGAACCCCCGCACCGATCGGTCGCCGCCGATGAACAGTCTGCTGTCGAGGGGTACGCGGTTTTCATTAAGCGCCTTCACGTAGGCGAACGAGACAGAAGTTGAAAAATCCGGCGCGTTGGGAATGGACAGGTATTTACGGGCTGTGGCCCTCAGCGTAAGTATCGAGTTCCGGTTGAGCGTGGAACTGCCGAGCAGGGGGCTGGCCACGCTGCTCTGGAATTGACCGAAGAATCCCGTCTTCGGGTTCAGGATATCATTCCGCGTGTCGTACGTCACAAGCCCGGTCAGACTGCCTTCGCGCCTGGACCGGAGGCTGTCGGCTTCCGAACCGCTTCGCAGGAGGTCGGCCAGTTCGTCGCTAAACGACGACACCTCGATGTTCTTCAGCGTATAGGTCAGTTGACTGCGGTAGGTGCGAGAGAGTTCGCGGTTGACCGCCACGGACACGCCCGCTTCCTGCTCGGTATGGCTGATGCGGTCCTCGCGCCGGAAGAACGCGCGCAGGATGCCCGTCGTCCTGGTCCGGAACAACCACGGCTGCGTGACCCCCGACTCGACGTGCTGGAAGAGCGAACTGATCTGACCGTTGGCGCCAATGGTGATCCCCCGGCCCAGCCAGTTTCGGTAGGCGACACTGAAGCTGCCCCTGAAGCGTTCGGCCGTGGCGAACCCGGCGCCGAAGCTCACCTCTCCCCCGGGCAGTTCGGTGACCTCCACCACCAGGTCCCGTACCGTAGTGGAGGTGTCGCTCCTCAGGGGAGACAGGCGCACGCTGCGGAACAGGCCCGTCTGGAAGAGCCGGGTCTGGCTCAACGATATCTTCGCGTTGTCGTAGAGTTCTCCCGGTTGGATCTCCAGTTCGCGGATCACCACGTTTTTGTGGGTCTTCCGCAGACCTCGGACCTGTATCGCGCCCACGCTGACAGGATGCCCTTCGAAAACCCGGAAGTTGACGGTAACGGAATGGTCCTCCGCGTGCAGCATGATGTTCGAGTCCACCGCCACGTCCAGCAGCGCACGGCGATCGGCGAGACGCTGGATGTAGCGTTTGTCCGTCGCGGCGGACAGCCGGTAGAAAACCTGGCCTTCCCGCGTAATCAGGTTCTGCCGGATCTCGTCTTCGGACAGGTATCCGAAGCCGTTCAGATTGACCGCGCGCACGGTGTACCGCGGACCTTCGTCGATGACGATCCTGAGCGCGACCCGATCCGCGTCAATCTCGTCGCGAACGGACCGGACCCTGGCATCCAGAAATCCGCTGTTCCTGTAGAAACTCTCTATCGCCGCCAGGTCGGTCCGCCAGATGGCGTTGTTCACTCGACTGCGTTGCCAGAATCTGGGTCGAAGAAAACTGTCCGTTCTGGTTTCGATCAGACCGAGGATACGGTCCTCGGCGATGGCCGCGTTGCCTTCGACGACGATGCGCTCGACGATGTCGGACTGCTGGGCGTCAGCGGGGGAAGCGTACAGGATCGCCAGGAGAAACAGCGTCCGGACCGCACCGGGATACCGCGTCCGGGATGAACCGATACGACCCGATTCGGCAACGGTTGGCTTCGAGGGAAGCCTCATTCCCTTTACCATGTGAATTGCCTGACCGTTTGGTCCCCTGTCGTCCTTACATGCAAAGGCGCAGGCTTACCGAAACCGGAATTTGACCTGGAGGTCGATTCCATTCTGGGGAAGTTCGCCCGATTGATCGGAAAACGTCTCGATATACAGGAAGTCGGTCAGTTGGTAACCGACCCGCAGCGAGTATTCCGAAGATTGGAACAATCGGGTAAAACTGACCCGGGCGCGCCGGTTGATCCGCTTGCTGAGGGTAAGTTGAACCGGCGATCCGGCCTGAACGGCGCTGTTCATCGAGAAAGGATCGCCCTCGACCTGGACTTCGTCGAGATTCAACAAGGCCTCCGCGAGTGCTTCGCCGGTAATTAAAAAGGCCCTGTTTCTCATACCGGCGTATTCATCGGGCGTGCCCAGGCTGGTGAGTCCGGCCGTGCCGAAAGTCAGCAGGGAGACGACCTCGGGCCCGTAGATTACCTCGGGGCCGGCAAGCGACCGGGAACCCGAAGCCAGAATCTCCGTAGCGTTGTCGTCGCGCGGCGCGGCGCGCAACTGGGGCGTCACCGTCGACACCGGTCCGGACGCGAGCAGTTCCACTTCGTAATAGGTATCGTGAATGTCGCGCACGCGGGGCGCCCAGGCCTGAATGTTCAGGACCGGATCGAGCTGCGCTACCGGGTACTCGATCAACGCGGTGAAGCTCTCCAACGGTACGCGCCTGGTCAGGTCGATCCGTCCGGTTTCCAGTTCGAAGGTGGCGCCCAGGTACCTGATCACGCCGTCTTCCTCGGCAACGGCGTTTCCGGTCACCAGGGGATTCTGCACCGTATTGCCGAGGGCCACTCCGCCCTCGACGGTCAGTTGGGCGATATTGTTCTCGACGGCCAGGTCGGTCACGTCCACGGCTACGTCCAGCGCGATGCTTTCCAGGAACGGGTCCGGCGTGTCCTGCGGACGTATGATCGCGTTGTCGAGGAGCAATTCGCCTATATCCAGCGGATGCGTAACCACGCCAGTCACGACGATCGGATCGGCTACATTGTAGATCCGTGAACGATCCCGGTTGCCGGTCCAGGCAAGCGATCCGTCGATAATGAGCATGGCCGAACCGAGCCGTTCCACTTCAGCCTGGCTGAAATCGGCATAGGCTTCGATTTCGGCGAAGGACAGGTTGTCCGTCAAGAGGTCGCCGGAAACCCGGACCGTGCCGTCCCCGGCGCGGAACGCTACGGGCTTTAGCCCGAAGGCGCCTCCATCGACGTCGACCTGGAGCACGTCTGCCCGGAACGTCGGTTCGAACTCACGGAACCGCAACGCCGCGTCCCGAACGGTGACCTGACCGACCGACCGGGGTGAAGCGGGTGTTCCTCCGATGGACAGGCGGATGTCGGCCTTCCCCTCGATGCGTTCGAGATCGTACACGACGCCACTCAGGAAAGACAGGTCGATGTCGTCTCCTTCGACGGTCAGGGCGATATCCTCCACACCGGTCGCATCGCCGGTCCTTTCATTACGGGCCGGGTCATAGGGTATGGTGCCGTGGGCGGTTATGGTATCGCCGCCTTTGCGAATCCTCAGGTCCCGGATGGCGATTTCCCCGCCACCATACACTAAGTGGGCGGCGAGGCTGTCCAGGGAGGCCTGATTGTATCTCGGTTGATCCATGGAAACGCGGGCGTCTATGACCCGGGCGGAGGGCGGACCGGTGACTTCGATCCGGGTATTCACGTTACCGCCCAGGGGAAGGTCGAGATTCGCCAGTGCCATTACGGCGTCCATCCTGATCTGTTCACCCAGGATGGTGAAGTCGGACGCGCCCGCACCCGTTCCGCCATTGACGTACGCCAGGCGGCCGCGCATCGTAAGCCGGCCCCGCTCGTCATCGGGTTGGTTGATGCGGCGAATCGTGGCGGACACGGAATCCATATGGATGTGGGCCCCGTCGAAATGCAGCCTTACGGGGTTCGTGTTCACCAACTCGTTCTGGAGTCCGAACAGTTTCAGCGAATCCAGCGCCATGACCCCGTTGACGTCGCCGCGGTCCCGGACCGACCCGTTCACGTCGATCCTGCCCCGGATGTACCCGTCCAGGTCGGCAGGCACGATCTCGAAGAACTCACGCAGGGGCGCTACGGCCAGGTTGTCCACGACCAGGGACGCCGTGTATCTTTCGCCGGACGGAAGCGACTCCGGCTGGACTTCCGGCGCCCACCGCAGATCGACCGGATAGGCAAGATCGATATCCGATCGTCCCAAAGGGCTTTGCACGGATAGCACGGGAACCCGCAGCAATCGGTCTTCGTAAAGCGCCGAGGCGGTCACCGTGCCAAGCAGGTTGGTTCTGTTTCCTATCGCATAACGCACGTCCGAAACGGTCAGCAGGCCATTGATGCTAGGATCGCCCGGGGTTCCTCCCAGGGATATCACCCCGTCCATGGCGCCGCTGAACGTGCCTTCTGATACCAGGAAAGGAGAGAGGAACTCCAGTTGCACGTCTTCCAGGACGGTTTCGAGGTCGACCCGCCCATCGGCGGCGAGACTTGCCGTACCGTTGACCGTGATCCGGCCGAAATCACCCGTCAGCCTGAATTCGTCCACGGTAATGACCTGGTTCTCGAGTTTCACGGTGGAGGGGGCTACGGAATGCAGTATCCGGTCGTTCATCAGTACATCAAGTGAATCAAGGGAGACCGTTATGGCGGACCGGTCGGGATACCCGGCCAGTCCCACGGCGTGTATATTCCCGCTGAACGTGCCGGTGCCGCCTTCGATCGGTCTCTTGGAAAGTATGGAGAGGAGAGGTGACAGCGAAGTCTGCACCAGATCGACCTGCAGATCGTAAGTGTTCTGTCCGGTCAGCTCGATGGATCCCTCCGCCGAAACGGTGGGGCCGGGGTTTCGCGTCATAGTGAAATCCAGGCGGTCTTCGCTGATCTTCATTTCCAGATCGGTGTCGCCCAGATTTTCGTTTTGAATCGCCAGGTTTCGGACGGTACCCTTCCCCTTGACGGAGGGTTGTTGAACGGTGCCGGAAATACCGCCCTGCATGCGAAGAATGGCATCCAGTCCCCACCAGGATTCGCCCCGGAGGTAATCTCCGAGCCTGAGGTCATGCACGTTGAAGTAGCCGGAGACAGCCTGGTCTCCGGTCAGATTCGTCCTGGCATGGAATTCCAGCCTGTCCAGCACGGCATTGATCGTCATGCTGCGTTGTTCGTCCAGAAAACCTTCGATTTTCGTTTCGCCGAGGAGGACATCGCCATAGGCCAGGCCGCTGACCCAGCCACCCAGCCGGACGGTCGGCCGCCTGAGCGTGCCTAACAGGTAGAGATCCAGTTCGGCCGAACCACGAAGTTTTGCGAAATCCAGCGGCGGGGGCAGGATTCCGACGTCGTTCACGTCAACCGAACCGGTCAACTGAATGTCTCCATCCGTGCCGAGCCGGCCCTCGGTGTGTACCAGGAAAGACGCTTCCCGGAGGTCGACCCGGAGTTGGCCGCGACGGTACCCGGCCGATACCGTCACGTCCCGCAGCGGCAGGTCGTTTATGCTCACCAGGGTGGAAGAAGCGTTCAGATCGGCCCTGCGAGGCGCATCGTCGAACCCGCCCCCTTCCATTTCGAAGGCGAATTCCACTTCTCCCTCGAGCGCGCTTCCGTCGTCGACAAGGGCCGGCGGCAGCGCGGAGAGCATGAGACCGGGTGACTCCAGCTGCAAGCGATATCCGGTAGACTCCCCGCTAAAGTCGAGCAACCCCCGTCCCGACACCCATCCCGCCTCATGCTTTCCCCGGAACCGACCGACCGTGAGCACATTCCGCGCATACGTCATATCCACCGTGGCCAGATTGAACGATCCGTACTCCGATCGCACCACCGGTGATGTGAACCTGGCCTTTAAATCCGGGTCGGACAGACTGTTGCGCAGCGACCCGGTCATGCTGAAGATCCCGGGCATAGTGTTTTCGAAACCGATAATCCGCAGTATGGCGCCCACCTGTCCGTTCGCGGCGAAATCCAGCGTGGCGGGATTCTCGCGCGCGGTCGAGATCTCGCCGGTCACGTGAAATCCCATCGGGGGGCCGTGGGCGGATTCCATGGTCAGGTCGTGAATCGTAACGGCGTCTCCTTCGAAGTATACGTCCGCGCGCATATTCGTTACGGCGTCTTCATATCCTCCAATATGGTAAGCCACGTGCCCTGCGCCTATTTCGCCTTCCATCGTGAAGGGCCGGAGCACGGCGCCGCTGAAACCGACTTCCCCGGCGCTCACCGCCGTGGAATCCGCGGGATCGTAATAGCGGAACGTGCCGTTCCGGATCCGCAGGTCGCGCAGATCAAAGGGCAGGCCGGACATTCCCTCATCTGATGACCCGACCGCTTCCTCGTCCCACGCCGGATCCTCCAGCAGCAGAGACAGGGAACTCTTCCCGCTACCGGCGGCGTTTTCGAAGTAGGCCATGCGGAATCCGTCGATATCGACGCTGTAGAGCGGCGCCTCTCCAAACACGGCGTCCCAGACGTTGAAGCCTATACTGATCTCGTCCGCTCCCGCGACTTCCCCGCCGGTCTGGATGTCCGGAAGGCGAAGGGATACGCCCCGCATCGCCAGGTGCGTCCGCAAACCAAGCTCGATCCGTTCGATCGTTACCTGTCCGTTGAGCCGGTCCTGTACGGTCCGCTCCACGGCGCGGCGGACCTGGTCCATGCCCCAACCGGTACCCAGCAGGATGAAGACGGCCAGGCTCGCGGCCAGTATCAACGAGGCCAACAGACCCAGCCCTATAGTCCATTTATTTAGCCGCAGGTTCATGTGCCATTACCGGGAAGTGAAGGCGCCGAAGCCGTTAATCGAACAACTTGTGGACGAAACGGGTTCTCAGCGCCCTGGCCGCCCATTCCATGTTTCGTTCAATGTCCCGCCACAACTGTTCGCCCGGTCCGGTGCCGTTTCCTTCCTCATAACCCAGACGACGGGCGAGAAACAGGAACTCCTGGGACGTCTTGTCCGGAAGGACCAGGTCCCTGGCGTTGCCGCGCACCATGCGCAGCGCGTTGATCAGCCTGACCAGGAAACGATACGCCGTGCCGAGCATGTCATGCTCCTCGTCCGAAAGGTAACCGGCCCCGTTCAGCGCTTCCATGGCCTCCAGCGTAGTCGGTCCGCGAACCGCCGAATTGCCGACGCCGTAGCGAATCTGCAGATCCTGTACGAAGTACTCGATGTCGATCAACCCGCCGTAACTGTATTTGACGTTGATGGCGCCGGTTTCGACCAATTCATCGTTCTGCCGTTCGCGCAGATGGGTCCATGAACGGCCGTCGACCGGGGCGTCGGCGTACACGAAGGCATCGCGGGCGGCCTCGACGTTCGCACCCAGGACCGGATCGCCCCCGATGGCGCGCAGCTTGATCAGCGCATGGCGCTCGTAGGGCAGGGCGCCGCCCTTTTCGTTGAAATACGCGTTGAACTTCTCGAGCGACGAGGCCAGCGCGCCCTTTTCGCCGTAGGGCCGAAGCCGGAGGTCGATTTCGAACAGGCCTTCTCTCCGGGATTCGATGGTGCCGCAGATCATGCGCACGAGCCGCTCGTAGTACTCCGAATTCAACACGGTCTGGGGGCCGCTCGTACTGCCCTGTCCGGCGTAGACGAACAGCAGTTCCATGTCGGATGCCCAGCCCAGTTCCCTGCCGCCGCATTTCCCCAGCGCACAGATACTGAAAACGCAGGGCGCGCCGGAGGGCAGCAGCGGCGCGCCGTATTGCCGGCGCTGCTCCCGGTCGCAGATATCGTACGCCGATTCCAGGATCACCTCGGCCAGCGTGGTGAGCTCACGGGAAAAGGCCTGGATGTCTTCGTGCTGCTCCAGGATCTCGCGCATGCTGATCCGCAGCATCTCCTTATCCTTGTAACGGTTCAGCAACTCCTTGCGGCGGGCGTAGCTTCCGACCCTGGACAACCGTGCGCCCAGTTCGCCTTCCATCTGCTCCCGCGATCTGACGATTCCGACCACCTTGATGTCCTGCAGCACGGGGAAGAGGTTCTTGTACTGCATCCTGAGGAAGTCTTTCCACAGGAAATCGCTTGTGCCGAAGAGCTTTGCCATCGCGGCGATTACTTCCTGCTTCTCCAGCTGGTCGAACATCTCTTCCATCGCCCGGCCGGGCCGGACGTTGGCCAGGACCTGGTCGATCAACTGGTTGAAATGTTCCAGGGCCTGGGCGGGATTTGGCGCCCGGGTCAGCAGGTGGGTAAACTGCTTGATGAGCGCGATGACGAATCGCAGTTCCTGGAGTTTCCGCGGATCGGTGATCTTCGCTCCGCGCCGGTCGGTCACCTCGAGCGTATCCTGTACCTGGACTCCGGCGGCCGCGATATCGATGCGTCGAATGTTGATGTTACGCAGCGCCAGGGCGGTCGACAGGGCGTACAGAAACGCCGGCGTGTCCTGGCCCGTGATGCCGAGACGGGTCGCCCCGGACCCGGTGTCGTTGTCGATCGTCACATGCACCGGGAACATGGAGGAGGTCTCCGCTTCCTGCTCGCGACGGAGGTAGTCCACGACGCGCTCGTTGATCCTTCGCTGCAATGCGCCGGCGCTGTCCATGCGCAGACGGCGCATGGCGTCCTTGATTTCCAGCGTTATGGCGGGCCAGTCCGGCGGCTCCTCCGACGGCGCGTGCACCCGGAAGACATCCACGATCTTTCGCCGGGAACGCAGCGACGACGAGGTGATGCCCGGCGGCGCGGCCGGAGTGCCCGAGCGAACACGGCGGCGACGTTGAAGCCGGGAGGACCGCTTGCCCGGATCGCCGGCCGGTTCCGCGTCGGCGTAGGTGAATACGTCCCCGCGGCGTATGCTCAGTCCGTTGGACGCCAGGAGTCCCGACAGGATGGAAATCACCGAGAGGTAATCGAAGGCCACGACGGTAAGGCGCCACGTCGAATCGTCCAGGGGCTCCACGTCGACCTCCGCGGCGTTGTCCGGTCCAAGCCGGCTGATCATCCCGATGTGGCGCCGGATCACTTCGGGCTCGTATCGCTCGAAATAGGCCGGCGCCATCCTGCCGATATGATCCCTGACCAGGATATCCGGCAAGTCATTGCCCTTGAGTTGTTCCGAAAGTTCCGCGAAAGGTACCGTATTCGTCATGCTCTGGTTCCGGGGTGGTTTGGCGGGACACAAAACTCCTAAGATACAAGATACATTCAACCCTGCGTAAAATCAACCGTAACACGCATTTGTGCAGCGCGCCTCCGTACGTGCACGCACGTGCCTAAAAAAACGCGGTCTGTCCACTTTTTTCTTGACAGCCCTACAAAACGTTATATTATTCGAAGCCATGTTTGAATAGCCAAACTTTTCATTGTGCCGGCAACACGATTGTTGCCATAACGAATCGGACAAAATGATGGATGTCTGGAGAGAATTCGAGCACAACGAGATCACGCACAGCGGCGCGCACTACCTGATGACGGTGCAGCAGCTGATCGAGGACCAGGGATACGCCCGGGTATCGGACGTGGCCCGGGAGATGCATATCACGCCGGGCAGTGCGTCGATCATGATCAAGTCGCTCCGGGAAAAGGGATACCTGGAAGAGGACCGGAACCGGTTCCTCAAACTCTCGGAGGAAGGGAACCGGCTGGCGCAGTCGGTATGGTCGCACCGGCAGATCCTCATCGCCTTTCTCAAGGGCGTCCTGCATATCGACGCGGAACAGGCGGAAATCGACGCGTGCAAGATCGAGCACCTAATCAGCACGACGACCGGAGAGCGGCTGCTGCTCTTCCTGCAGTTCCTCCTGTCGGACGATCCCCACGGCAGGGCGTTTCTCAAGTCCTACTGGGACGCCAACGTGCTGTCGATCTGCGACTTCGAAACCTGCGCGGTTTGCGAGGAAGTGGGCGAATGCCTGGTTATCCGATCGGAGTCGGCGTGAGGGACGTGGAAGCATTCGGTATCCTGACGGCGGGACACGCGCCGTCAGAAAACAAAAAGGGACTATCGCGACATGGCCCGGCAAGCCCGGCGATAGTCCCTGGCAGGACAGGTATAACTGTCCCTGAGGGCGGTACGGACGTACGCGACCCTCTTATTCTATAGTATAAGGAAACCGCCATGACGGGTCAATACTATAACGGGTCGATTCCGACGAAAGGGGATACTGCCTATCCGAAAAACACCTTTCAGTTCCGTAGCGAGTACCGGCATCGGACCTTCTGACGCGAGATAACCCATGCATTCCGAACTCTTTACCACCAGCACGCAAGCAAAGACTATTCGCCTGGATGAGCTGAAATCGGGCGAGAAGGCAACGATAAGGCAGATCAAGGGCACGGCGGGAGAAGAAGTACACCTGATGGAACTTGGGCTGCTCCCCGGGACAACCGTCGAATTGATCAAACGCGCACCCATGGGCGATCCGATCGAGATACGCGTTCGGAGTTACCACCTGTCCATTCGCTGCGCGGAGGCCCGTTCGGTCATGGTGGAAAGAAGTTGAACTAAAGGGTAGAAAAAAGGACTATCGGTTCGGCTGGCCGGCTCTCCCCGATAGTCCTTGGACCAGGGGGATACGTACACTTGGCGAGTACAATCCGGTCCCGGCCTGTTTTGAAATATACGCCCCCTGGCGGCCGCTGTCAATTCCACAGGTTTACCCGGGGGCTAAATGCTTCGTAAAACTATCTTCTGGATCCATCTCT contains:
- a CDS encoding BamA/TamA family outer membrane protein, whose protein sequence is MVKGMRLPSKPTVAESGRIGSSRTRYPGAVRTLFLLAILYASPADAQQSDIVERIVVEGNAAIAEDRILGLIETRTDSFLRPRFWQRSRVNNAIWRTDLAAIESFYRNSGFLDARVRSVRDEIDADRVALRIVIDEGPRYTVRAVNLNGFGYLSEDEIRQNLITREGQVFYRLSAATDKRYIQRLADRRALLDVAVDSNIMLHAEDHSVTVNFRVFEGHPVSVGAIQVRGLRKTHKNVVIRELEIQPGELYDNAKISLSQTRLFQTGLFRSVRLSPLRSDTSTTVRDLVVEVTELPGGEVSFGAGFATAERFRGSFSVAYRNWLGRGITIGANGQISSLFQHVESGVTQPWLFRTRTTGILRAFFRREDRISHTEQEAGVSVAVNRELSRTYRSQLTYTLKNIEVSSFSDELADLLRSGSEADSLRSRREGSLTGLVTYDTRNDILNPKTGFFGQFQSSVASPLLGSSTLNRNSILTLRATARKYLSIPNAPDFSTSVSFAYVKALNENRVPLDSRLFIGGDRSVRGFGINRIGQPDGGLIAISAQHEIQVPLSRFDLAVFADWGGVGKTVGSFGFGDLLLGYGAGVRVNSPIGLIRGDVGFHNQSKIDLPNSRKYDRTFFYFGLGQAF
- a CDS encoding translocation/assembly module TamB domain-containing protein translates to MNLRLNKWTIGLGLLASLILAASLAVFILLGTGWGMDQVRRAVERTVQDRLNGQVTIERIELGLRTHLAMRGVSLRLPDIQTGGEVAGADEISIGFNVWDAVFGEAPLYSVDIDGFRMAYFENAAGSGKSSLSLLLEDPAWDEEAVGSSDEGMSGLPFDLRDLRIRNGTFRYYDPADSTAVSAGEVGFSGAVLRPFTMEGEIGAGHVAYHIGGYEDAVTNMRADVYFEGDAVTIHDLTMESAHGPPMGFHVTGEISTARENPATLDFAANGQVGAILRIIGFENTMPGIFSMTGSLRNSLSDPDLKARFTSPVVRSEYGSFNLATVDMTYARNVLTVGRFRGKHEAGWVSGRGLLDFSGESTGYRLQLESPGLMLSALPPALVDDGSALEGEVEFAFEMEGGGFDDAPRRADLNASSTLVSINDLPLRDVTVSAGYRRGQLRVDLREASFLVHTEGRLGTDGDIQLTGSVDVNDVGILPPPLDFAKLRGSAELDLYLLGTLRRPTVRLGGWVSGLAYGDVLLGETKIEGFLDEQRSMTINAVLDRLEFHARTNLTGDQAVSGYFNVHDLRLGDYLRGESWWGLDAILRMQGGISGTVQQPSVKGKGTVRNLAIQNENLGDTDLEMKISEDRLDFTMTRNPGPTVSAEGSIELTGQNTYDLQVDLVQTSLSPLLSILSKRPIEGGTGTFSGNIHAVGLAGYPDRSAITVSLDSLDVLMNDRILHSVAPSTVKLENQVITVDEFRLTGDFGRITVNGTASLAADGRVDLETVLEDVQLEFLSPFLVSEGTFSGAMDGVISLGGTPGDPSINGLLTVSDVRYAIGNRTNLLGTVTASALYEDRLLRVPVLSVQSPLGRSDIDLAYPVDLRWAPEVQPESLPSGERYTASLVVDNLAVAPLREFFEIVPADLDGYIRGRIDVNGSVRDRGDVNGVMALDSLKLFGLQNELVNTNPVRLHFDGAHIHMDSVSATIRRINQPDDERGRLTMRGRLAYVNGGTGAGASDFTILGEQIRMDAVMALANLDLPLGGNVNTRIEVTGPPSARVIDARVSMDQPRYNQASLDSLAAHLVYGGGEIAIRDLRIRKGGDTITAHGTIPYDPARNERTGDATGVEDIALTVEGDDIDLSFLSGVVYDLERIEGKADIRLSIGGTPASPRSVGQVTVRDAALRFREFEPTFRADVLQVDVDGGAFGLKPVAFRAGDGTVRVSGDLLTDNLSFAEIEAYADFSQAEVERLGSAMLIIDGSLAWTGNRDRSRIYNVADPIVVTGVVTHPLDIGELLLDNAIIRPQDTPDPFLESIALDVAVDVTDLAVENNIAQLTVEGGVALGNTVQNPLVTGNAVAEEDGVIRYLGATFELETGRIDLTRRVPLESFTALIEYPVAQLDPVLNIQAWAPRVRDIHDTYYEVELLASGPVSTVTPQLRAAPRDDNATEILASGSRSLAGPEVIYGPEVVSLLTFGTAGLTSLGTPDEYAGMRNRAFLITGEALAEALLNLDEVQVEGDPFSMNSAVQAGSPVQLTLSKRINRRARVSFTRLFQSSEYSLRVGYQLTDFLYIETFSDQSGELPQNGIDLQVKFRFR
- a CDS encoding metal-dependent transcriptional regulator — encoded protein: MMDVWREFEHNEITHSGAHYLMTVQQLIEDQGYARVSDVAREMHITPGSASIMIKSLREKGYLEEDRNRFLKLSEEGNRLAQSVWSHRQILIAFLKGVLHIDAEQAEIDACKIEHLISTTTGERLLLFLQFLLSDDPHGRAFLKSYWDANVLSICDFETCAVCEEVGECLVIRSESA
- a CDS encoding FeoA family protein, translated to MHSELFTTSTQAKTIRLDELKSGEKATIRQIKGTAGEEVHLMELGLLPGTTVELIKRAPMGDPIEIRVRSYHLSIRCAEARSVMVERS